The proteins below come from a single Mycobacterium parmense genomic window:
- a CDS encoding AMP-binding protein, with amino-acid sequence MPVVESSLSAVLRERASLQPNDTAVTFLDFEQDWNGVATSLTWSQLHRRAVNLGEQLRLRGSTGDRAVILAPQGLDYIVGFLGALQAGLVAVPLSVPFGGAHDERTVSVLADTSPAVVLTTSAVVDNVNDAVQSQQGASTPSIVEVDLLDLDSRQKPAGPRSRGRNDQPEFLYLQYTSGSTRTPAGVMVSNKNVFANFEQVAADFFAASGSVAPPGLCAVSWLPLYHDMGLLLGIIFPIVVGAPTVVMSPVGFLQRPARWLQQLATNGGAFSAGPNFAFELAVRKTSDEDMAGFDLGNVHSLLNGSERVQPATLKRFADRFARFNLDPAVLRPSYGMAEATVYIATRNVGEPPKIVHFDSEKLSAGQAERSETGSGTPLVSYGTPKSQLVRIVDSDTRRECPEGSVGEIWVHGNHVAAGYWQKAEENQRTFGAQIVEPHQGTPEGPWLRTGDSGFVSESELFIIGRIKDLLIVYGRNHSPDDIEATIQEITAGRCAAIAVPDKGVEKLVAIIELKKKGESDEEAAERLGVVKREVTSAISKSHGLRVADLVLVSPGSIPITTSGKIRRSQCVELYRQDEFTRLDA; translated from the coding sequence ATGCCCGTGGTTGAGTCTTCACTTTCTGCTGTCCTGCGCGAGCGTGCCAGCCTGCAGCCGAACGACACGGCGGTCACATTCCTTGACTTCGAGCAGGATTGGAACGGCGTTGCGACCTCCCTGACCTGGTCGCAGCTCCACCGGCGAGCGGTGAACCTCGGCGAACAGCTGCGACTTCGCGGGTCGACCGGCGACCGGGCCGTGATCTTGGCGCCTCAGGGACTGGACTATATCGTCGGTTTCCTGGGCGCGCTGCAGGCCGGGCTGGTTGCCGTTCCGCTTTCGGTGCCCTTCGGCGGCGCCCACGACGAGCGGACGGTCTCGGTTCTGGCCGACACCTCGCCCGCGGTGGTCCTCACGACGTCGGCCGTCGTCGACAATGTCAACGACGCTGTGCAATCGCAACAAGGGGCGTCGACCCCGTCGATCGTCGAAGTCGACCTGCTGGACCTGGATTCTCGACAGAAGCCGGCCGGACCCCGGTCGCGTGGCCGCAATGACCAGCCGGAGTTCTTGTATCTGCAGTACACCTCCGGGTCGACACGCACACCGGCCGGCGTCATGGTGTCGAACAAGAACGTCTTCGCCAACTTCGAGCAGGTCGCCGCCGACTTCTTCGCGGCCAGCGGTTCGGTCGCCCCGCCGGGGCTGTGTGCGGTGTCTTGGCTGCCCTTGTATCACGACATGGGTCTGCTGCTGGGAATCATCTTCCCGATTGTGGTGGGCGCACCCACGGTGGTCATGAGCCCGGTGGGATTCCTGCAGCGGCCGGCCCGGTGGTTACAACAGCTGGCAACCAACGGAGGCGCGTTTTCGGCTGGGCCCAACTTCGCGTTCGAGTTGGCGGTGCGCAAGACCTCGGACGAGGACATGGCCGGTTTCGACCTGGGAAATGTGCACTCACTTCTGAACGGCAGCGAGCGGGTGCAGCCCGCAACGCTCAAGCGATTCGCCGACCGGTTCGCCCGGTTCAACCTCGACCCCGCGGTGCTGCGGCCGTCGTACGGCATGGCAGAAGCGACGGTGTACATCGCAACCCGTAACGTCGGTGAACCACCCAAGATCGTCCACTTCGACTCCGAGAAACTTTCCGCCGGTCAAGCCGAGCGATCTGAAACCGGAAGCGGTACACCGCTGGTCAGTTACGGCACGCCGAAGTCACAGTTGGTGCGCATCGTCGACTCCGACACCCGCCGCGAGTGCCCCGAAGGATCCGTCGGGGAGATCTGGGTGCACGGCAACCACGTTGCCGCCGGCTACTGGCAGAAAGCCGAGGAGAACCAACGCACGTTCGGCGCCCAGATCGTCGAGCCCCACCAGGGAACACCCGAAGGCCCCTGGCTGCGCACCGGTGATTCGGGATTCGTCTCCGAAAGTGAGCTCTTCATCATCGGGCGCATCAAGGATCTTCTGATTGTGTACGGGCGCAACCACTCTCCTGACGACATCGAGGCCACGATCCAGGAGATCACCGCGGGCCGCTGCGCGGCGATCGCGGTTCCCGACAAGGGTGTGGAGAAGCTGGTCGCGATCATCGAACTCAAGAAGAAGGGCGAGTCCGACGAGGAGGCGGCCGAGAGGCTGGGCGTAGTCAAACGCGAAGTGACCTCGGCCATTTCGAAGTCGCACGGATTGCGGGTGGCGGATCTGGTGCTGGTCTCGCCCGGCTCGATCCCCATCACCACCAGCGGCAAGATCCGGCGCTCCCAGTGCGTGGAGCTGTACCGGCAGGACGAGTTCACCCGCCTGGACGCGTAG
- a CDS encoding NAD-dependent epimerase/dehydratase family protein, producing the protein MSVTLTGATGFVGRHILRSLLARGCPVRVLVRDPARLADLRAHQALQVVETPDLFSEADDRLHELLDGSKTLIHAAWYAEPGKYLTSPINLTCLTGTLNLASAFAAVGGRRFVGLGTCAEYDLSAGLITTDTPLSPNTLYAACKASAYQVLRCLLDTEDVSFAWCRLFYLYGEGEDERRLVPYLRKQLSAGQDVLLTRGDQVRDFLDVHDAGRMIADVALGDQQGAQNICSGEAVTVRQLAERIADEYGRRELLRFGARPENLFDPPRVVGVRKDVR; encoded by the coding sequence GTGAGCGTTACCCTCACCGGCGCAACGGGATTCGTCGGACGCCACATATTGCGCAGCCTTCTGGCGCGCGGATGCCCGGTGCGGGTCCTGGTTCGCGATCCGGCACGGCTGGCGGATCTTCGCGCACACCAAGCACTCCAAGTGGTCGAGACGCCCGACTTGTTTTCCGAGGCGGACGACAGACTCCATGAGCTTCTCGATGGGTCCAAGACCTTGATCCACGCTGCGTGGTATGCGGAACCGGGCAAATACCTCACCTCGCCGATCAACCTCACGTGCCTGACGGGCACCCTCAACCTCGCCTCCGCATTCGCGGCGGTCGGGGGCAGGCGATTCGTCGGCCTGGGCACCTGCGCGGAATACGATCTGTCCGCGGGGCTCATCACGACCGACACCCCGTTGTCCCCGAACACCTTGTATGCCGCGTGCAAAGCGTCGGCCTACCAGGTGCTTCGCTGTCTGCTCGACACCGAGGACGTGAGCTTCGCCTGGTGCCGGCTCTTCTACCTGTACGGGGAAGGCGAGGACGAGCGGCGGTTGGTTCCCTACCTACGCAAACAATTGAGCGCGGGGCAAGACGTGCTGCTCACAAGGGGTGATCAGGTGCGTGATTTCCTCGATGTGCACGATGCCGGCCGGATGATCGCCGACGTCGCGCTGGGAGACCAGCAGGGCGCACAGAACATCTGCTCAGGCGAGGCGGTGACGGTTCGGCAGCTCGCTGAACGCATTGCCGACGAGTACGGTCGGCGTGAACTGTTGCGATTCGGGGCCAGGCCCGAGAATCTCTTTGACCCACCGCGGGTTGTCGGCGTGCGAAAGGACGTGCGATGA
- a CDS encoding class I SAM-dependent methyltransferase, with the protein MSGVTQLYEQSDFPIFQNRMYDSAEEARSCPRGDIRLVQDGGSGLVYNAAFQPELMNYDAAYQNEQAHSPLFKNHLDQVAGIVERNLGTDGLIEVGCGKAYFLELLQSRGFSIAGFDATYEGENPAVQRRYFDAGAGVSATGLILRHVLEHVQDPVAFLEGIRDANGGGLIYIEVPCFDWILRARAWFDIFYEHVNYFRLDDFSRIFGRVVEGGHLFGGQYLYVVADLDTLRSPAGPGDRVEFPQDFLAMASGTPSDRGTEATAVWGAASKGVIFSLLRERSGNPVDVLIDINPAKCNKYVPATGLRVMSPEEGMAALPPGSDICVMNSNYLEEIRTITGDRFNLIGVERD; encoded by the coding sequence ATGAGTGGGGTGACGCAGCTCTACGAGCAGTCGGACTTTCCCATTTTTCAGAACCGGATGTATGACTCCGCCGAGGAGGCACGCTCCTGTCCCCGAGGCGATATCCGTTTGGTTCAGGACGGCGGGAGCGGCCTCGTCTACAACGCGGCATTCCAGCCCGAATTGATGAACTACGACGCCGCGTACCAAAACGAGCAGGCACACAGCCCGCTGTTCAAAAACCACCTGGACCAAGTCGCCGGCATCGTCGAGCGTAACCTGGGCACCGACGGGCTGATCGAGGTCGGTTGCGGCAAGGCGTACTTCCTCGAGCTGCTCCAGTCGCGCGGCTTCTCCATCGCCGGCTTCGACGCCACGTACGAGGGCGAAAATCCCGCCGTCCAGCGGCGCTACTTCGACGCGGGCGCGGGCGTGTCGGCGACGGGACTCATCCTGCGGCACGTCCTCGAACACGTCCAGGACCCCGTCGCGTTTCTCGAGGGAATACGCGACGCCAACGGCGGCGGGCTGATCTATATCGAGGTTCCCTGCTTCGACTGGATCCTGCGGGCGCGCGCGTGGTTCGACATCTTCTACGAGCACGTCAACTACTTCAGGCTCGACGACTTCTCCAGAATCTTCGGCCGGGTGGTGGAGGGCGGCCATCTGTTCGGCGGCCAGTACCTCTACGTGGTCGCCGACCTCGACACCTTGCGGTCGCCGGCCGGGCCGGGCGACAGGGTGGAGTTTCCGCAGGACTTTCTGGCGATGGCATCCGGCACGCCGTCCGATCGGGGCACCGAAGCGACGGCGGTATGGGGGGCGGCGTCCAAAGGGGTCATCTTCTCGCTCTTGCGGGAACGCTCCGGCAACCCGGTCGACGTCCTCATCGACATCAACCCCGCCAAGTGCAACAAGTACGTGCCGGCCACCGGCCTGCGCGTGATGTCCCCGGAAGAAGGCATGGCCGCGCTCCCGCCGGGTTCAGACATCTGCGTGATGAACTCCAACTACCTCGAGGAGATCCGCACGATCACGGGAGACCGATTCAACCTGATTGGAGTTGAGCGTGACTGA
- a CDS encoding cephalosporin hydroxylase family protein, with protein sequence MTEFDDEVKKRIDAMSRDDRLRADAQEFMRTSLLSQYSYNFSWMSRPIIQYPQDMVAMQELIWRVRPDLVIETGIAHGGSLIFSASMLALLDVADAIESGATLDPAKSGRKVLGIDIDIRAHNRAAIEAHPMASRIQMIQGSSIAPEVVSQVHGIAASYQRVLVCLDSNHTHDHVLAELEAYAPLTSVGSYCVVFDTIVEDVPAELSSDRPWGPGDNPKTALRDYLKSHPEFQIDKSVQHKLLITVAPDGYLVRTAQDSTSLTDSQV encoded by the coding sequence GTGACTGAATTCGACGACGAGGTCAAAAAGCGGATCGACGCGATGTCACGCGATGACCGCCTCCGGGCGGATGCCCAGGAGTTCATGCGGACCTCGCTGCTGTCCCAGTACTCCTACAACTTCTCCTGGATGTCGCGGCCCATCATCCAGTACCCCCAGGACATGGTCGCGATGCAGGAGCTGATCTGGCGGGTCCGTCCCGACCTGGTCATCGAGACGGGCATCGCCCACGGTGGATCGCTCATCTTCAGCGCGTCCATGCTGGCGCTGCTGGACGTGGCCGACGCCATCGAATCCGGTGCGACGCTGGACCCCGCCAAGTCGGGTCGCAAGGTGCTGGGCATCGACATCGACATTCGTGCGCACAACCGGGCCGCCATCGAGGCGCACCCCATGGCCTCGCGCATTCAGATGATCCAGGGTTCGAGCATCGCCCCCGAGGTGGTCTCACAGGTGCACGGGATCGCCGCGAGCTATCAGCGTGTGCTGGTGTGTCTGGACAGCAACCACACCCATGACCACGTGCTCGCCGAGTTGGAAGCCTATGCCCCGCTGACCTCGGTGGGGAGCTATTGCGTGGTCTTCGACACGATCGTCGAGGACGTGCCCGCCGAACTGTCCTCCGACCGCCCTTGGGGCCCGGGCGACAATCCCAAGACGGCCCTACGCGACTACCTCAAGTCCCACCCGGAGTTTCAGATCGACAAGAGCGTCCAGCACAAACTGCTGATCACCGTGGCCCCCGACGGCTATCTGGTTAGGACGGCACAGGATTCGACGTCGTTGACCGACAGCCAGGTGTGA
- a CDS encoding class I SAM-dependent methyltransferase: MKCRHCGTRLENNFVDLGFAPPSNAYLRAEDLSSPEVHYPLRVKVCDRCWLVQTEDYARAEDLFSADYAYFSSTSTSWLDHAAAYVRMITDRLQLGPQSFVIEVASNDGYLLKNFVADGIPCLGIEPTASTAAAAEALGIPVQREFFGEALGRRLAGEGRGVDLILGNNVYAHVPDINDFTRGLAAVLKPEGTVTLEFPHLMPLIERTQFDTIYHEHFSYLSLTTVSRVFAAAGLRVWDVEELPTHGGSLRVYGCHAAAPISATDRVAVLLTREEEFGLTRPETYAAFQSSADRVKDDLVAFLIEQKRSGRRVAAYGAAAKGNTLLNYAGVRPDLLPYVCDAALSKQGKFMPGSHLPIRSPDALRENPPDFVVILPWNIAREVKTQLADLTGLGTRFVTAVPELTVV, encoded by the coding sequence ATGAAATGCCGACACTGCGGCACCCGCTTGGAGAACAACTTCGTCGATCTCGGCTTCGCGCCCCCCTCGAACGCCTACCTGCGCGCCGAGGACCTGTCCAGCCCCGAGGTGCACTATCCGCTGCGGGTGAAGGTGTGTGACCGGTGCTGGCTGGTGCAGACCGAGGATTACGCCCGCGCCGAAGATCTCTTCAGCGCGGATTACGCATACTTCTCCAGCACCTCCACCAGTTGGCTCGACCACGCTGCCGCCTACGTCCGCATGATCACCGACCGGCTCCAACTGGGGCCGCAAAGCTTCGTCATCGAGGTGGCCTCCAACGACGGCTACCTACTCAAAAATTTTGTCGCGGATGGTATTCCGTGCCTGGGCATCGAGCCGACGGCGAGCACGGCCGCCGCCGCCGAAGCGCTGGGCATCCCGGTGCAACGGGAGTTCTTCGGGGAAGCCCTGGGGCGTCGGCTGGCCGGTGAAGGACGGGGCGTCGACCTGATCCTCGGCAACAACGTGTATGCCCATGTGCCGGACATCAACGACTTCACTCGTGGGCTCGCCGCCGTGCTGAAACCGGAAGGCACGGTCACGCTGGAGTTTCCGCATCTGATGCCGTTGATCGAACGCACCCAGTTCGACACCATCTACCACGAGCATTTCTCCTATCTGTCACTCACGACCGTGTCACGCGTCTTCGCCGCCGCCGGCCTGCGGGTGTGGGACGTCGAAGAGTTGCCGACTCACGGCGGCAGCCTGCGCGTGTACGGCTGCCATGCCGCGGCGCCGATTTCGGCGACGGACCGCGTCGCGGTGCTGCTGACGCGGGAGGAGGAGTTCGGGCTGACCCGGCCCGAGACCTACGCGGCTTTCCAGTCGTCCGCCGACCGCGTCAAGGATGACCTGGTGGCCTTTCTCATCGAACAGAAGCGCTCCGGTCGGCGCGTGGCGGCCTACGGCGCCGCCGCGAAAGGGAACACGCTGTTGAACTACGCGGGTGTCCGGCCGGACCTGCTGCCGTACGTCTGCGATGCCGCGCTGTCGAAGCAGGGCAAATTCATGCCGGGCAGCCACCTTCCCATCCGATCACCCGACGCGCTGCGGGAAAATCCGCCGGACTTCGTCGTCATCCTGCCGTGGAACATCGCGCGGGAGGTGAAGACCCAGTTGGCTGACCTCACCGGCCTCGGCACGCGTTTCGTGACAGCGGTTCCCGAGTTGACCGTCGTGTGA
- a CDS encoding dTDP-4-dehydrorhamnose 3,5-epimerase family protein: MKILDTPIADLKLVESTPHRDARGAFVRLFCAQELSPLLGHRQIAQINHSTTSHAGAVRGMHFQRPPHAEMKMVRCLRGRVWDVAVDLRAGSPTFLRWHAQELAQDDARMLLIPEGFAHGFQALEPDSELLYLHTEFYQPPYEGGLRYDDPRLAIGWPLPPKDLSPRDLSHPLVGADFSGVAL; the protein is encoded by the coding sequence ATGAAGATCCTCGACACCCCGATCGCCGATCTGAAGCTCGTGGAATCCACGCCGCATCGCGATGCCCGTGGCGCGTTCGTCCGCCTCTTCTGCGCTCAAGAACTTTCGCCCTTGCTGGGGCACCGCCAGATCGCGCAGATCAACCACTCCACAACCAGTCACGCCGGGGCCGTGCGCGGCATGCATTTCCAGCGTCCACCGCATGCGGAGATGAAGATGGTTCGCTGCCTTCGCGGCCGGGTCTGGGACGTGGCGGTCGACCTGCGCGCCGGATCCCCGACGTTCCTTCGTTGGCACGCCCAGGAATTGGCGCAGGACGACGCGCGCATGCTGCTCATCCCGGAGGGCTTCGCTCACGGCTTCCAGGCCTTGGAGCCCGACAGCGAGTTGCTCTACCTGCACACGGAGTTCTACCAGCCGCCGTACGAGGGCGGGCTGCGCTACGACGACCCGAGACTCGCCATCGGATGGCCGCTGCCGCCGAAGGACCTGTCGCCGCGCGACCTTTCCCATCCGCTCGTCGGTGCCGATTTCAGCGGAGTCGCCCTATGA